From Pararge aegeria chromosome 9, ilParAegt1.1, whole genome shotgun sequence, the proteins below share one genomic window:
- the LOC120626198 gene encoding uncharacterized protein C15orf61 isoform X2 yields MNLLGPPILLSSVKDNQFGMSNFNWKVGRSNYQILRTGCYPYIKYHCSRKEAENLDASDRFMRVIKVVNFGIPCLLYGLAATQLIRHSEVVQTSKGPVTIYFLLPEDKGSIY; encoded by the exons ATGAACCTCCTTGGACCTCCTATTTTGTTAAG CAGTGTGAAAGATAATCAATTTGGTATGTCCAACTTTAACTGGAAGGTTGGAAGATCAAACTATCAAATATTAAGAACTGGATGCTACCCATACATCAAATACCATTGTTCCAGAAAAGAAGCAGAGAACTTGGATGCATCAGATAGATTTATGAGAGTGATCAAGGTTGTTAATTTTg GTATACCTTGTCTTCTTTATGGACTTGCAGCTACACAATTGATCAGGCACTCAGAGGTTGTGCAGACTTCAAAAGGACCTGTTACTATTTATTTCCTGTTACCAGAAGATAAGggatcaatttattaa
- the LOC120626198 gene encoding uncharacterized protein C15orf61 isoform X1 translates to MKLLIPKTMWLINISLFRRKNLITLSLVCFSSKPTSAEVLTSYLSQCNEPPWTSYFVKYSSVKDNQFGMSNFNWKVGRSNYQILRTGCYPYIKYHCSRKEAENLDASDRFMRVIKVVNFGIPCLLYGLAATQLIRHSEVVQTSKGPVTIYFLLPEDKGSIY, encoded by the exons ATGAAATTGCTAATCCCAAAAACAATGTGGTTAATTAATATAAGTCTGTTCAGGAGAAAAAACCTCATTACACTTTCCTTAGTTTGCTTCTCGTCTAAACCAACATCTGCAGAAGTATTAACATCATATTTGTCACAGTGTAATGAACCTCCTTGGACCTCCTATTTTGTTAAG TACAGCAGTGTGAAAGATAATCAATTTGGTATGTCCAACTTTAACTGGAAGGTTGGAAGATCAAACTATCAAATATTAAGAACTGGATGCTACCCATACATCAAATACCATTGTTCCAGAAAAGAAGCAGAGAACTTGGATGCATCAGATAGATTTATGAGAGTGATCAAGGTTGTTAATTTTg GTATACCTTGTCTTCTTTATGGACTTGCAGCTACACAATTGATCAGGCACTCAGAGGTTGTGCAGACTTCAAAAGGACCTGTTACTATTTATTTCCTGTTACCAGAAGATAAGggatcaatttattaa
- the LOC120626197 gene encoding exosome complex exonuclease RRP44, producing the protein MWTTKTFLTKTKRGNVLKIVREHYLRDDLLCGSAACNVCPQKDDDMVLESKPESICALFDYCHYLVLDSNVVLHQIDVLEEDALRNVIILQTVLEEVKHQNSAIFQRLLEIIGNKRRKFYSFVNEHHKDTYVERNPGEKQNDRNDRAIRKSAEWYASHLSINNVAGQFPQIVLLTDDENNRKLAQERGIVCCTVKDYIENVKGFTGLSDKLSKNVIPESCSRDALYPAHLTPSQIHTGIRNGKLYQGTFHASRDNFMEGTASVSGYEKPVLLQGHIGINRAIDGDIVAIEILPKEEWSQPSDIVLEDKADDPGDFLEDSTLLKTKVDTASDDITPTGKVVGIIKRKWRQYCGILLPSKFRGATRHLFVPAEKRIPRVRIETRQSDLLVSQRILVALDSWPRNSRYPLGHFVRSLGSIGNKNAENEVILLEHDVPHARFSEAVLACLPANDWTIPEEEIKKRVDLRSVCVCSVDPPGCTDIDDALHARPLLTKTTDGLKQYDVGVHIADVTYFVRPNTALDKEAASRSTTVYLVDRRIDMVPDLLSSNLCSLRGGEERLAFSCMWVIDENANVLSTKFHKSVIKSHAAMTYGEAQMAIDEKSRNDEIASSLRILNALAKKMKQKRLDNGALLLASPEIRFQVDSETHDPIEVQAKKIVDTNSMVEEFMLLANVSVARHLATDYPRCALLRRHPAPPPANFHTFLKAARQQGFELDVSTNKAFSKSLDAAVIPGRPFFNTLLRIMATRCMQQAVYFSSGTKTPDEFYHYGLACPIYTHFTSPIRRYADVIVHRLLAACIGADVTHPSLLDTKHAEALCDNLNYRHRQAQYAGRASVALNTHILFKNREEIEAAVVLAVKRNALQVLIPKYGLEGPLYLPSDKFVYNEEEHVQICGDTVLKTFDELTVRLTLDSSNLQHRKLVFQLVTPYIPGVSYVKEDAADKKEEVEVVDITGSSKGEKKRKDTIDTKSKKKKSKK; encoded by the exons ATGTGGAcaacaaaaacatttcttaCTAAAACAAAACGCGGCAATGTTTTGAAG ATTGTTAGGGAGCATTACTTGCGTGATGACCTGCTTTGTGGTTCAGCAGCGTGTAATGTATGCCCACAAAAAGATGATGATATGGTTCTGGAGTCTAAACCAGAATCTATTTGTGCCCTGTTCGATTACTGTCATTATTTAGTGCTTGACAGTAATGTGGTATTGCACCAGATAGATGTGTTAGAAGAGGATGCTTTgagaaatgtaattattttacaaaccGTACTAGAAGAAGTGAAACACCAAAACTCAGCTATATTTCAAAGATTACTTGAAATTATTGGAAATAAGAGGAGAAAGTTTTACTCTTTTGTAAACGAACATCATAA AGATACATATGTTGAACGAAATCCTGGTGAAAAGCAGAACGACCGTAATGACAGAGCTATTCGTAAGTCTGCAGAGTGGTATGCCTCACATCTTTCCATTAACAATGTAGCTGGACAGTTCCCACAAATTGTTTTACTGACTGATGATGAGAACAACAGGAAACTTGCTCAAGAAAGGGGCATTGTTTGCTGCACTG TAAAGGATTATATTGAAAATGTAAAAGGCTTTACTGGACTATCTGACAAGCTGTCAAAGAATGTTATACCAGAAAGTTGCTCCAGAGATGCCCTGTATCCAGCACATTTGACGCCAAGTCAGATACATACTGGTATAAGAAATGGGAAGCTATATCAAGGAACTTTCCACGCGTCAAGGGATAACTTCATGGAAGGGACAGCTTCTGTTAGTGGATATGAGAAACCA GTTCTTTTACAAGGGCATATAGGTATAAACAGGGCGATAGATGGAGATATAGTGGCTATAGAAATATTGCCAAAAGAAGAATGGAGCCAACCCAGCGACATAGTTCTAGAAGACAAAGCTGATGACCCAGGGGACTTCCTAGAAGATTCCACATTGCTTAAGACCAAGGTTGATACTGCAAGTGATGATATTACGCCGACAGGGAAGGTTGTTGGGATTATTAAGAGAAAGTGGCGACAGTACTGTGGGATATTGTTACCTAGCAAATTTCGGG GTGCAACACGCCATTTATTCGTACCAGCGGAAAAGCGTATACCAAGAGTGCGTATCGAAACACGTCAGAGTGACTTACTCGTGTCCCAACGGATCTTAGTTGCTTTGGACTCATGGCCTAGGAACAGCCGCTACCCTTTGGGTCACTTCGTGAGATCATTGGGGAGTATTG GTAACAAGAATGCGGAAAACGAAGTTATATTACTGGAGCACGATGTTCCACACGCGCGTTTCAGCGAAGCTGTGCTTGCGTGTTTACCTGCTAACGATTGGACTATACCCGAAGag GAGATAAAAAAACGGGTAGACCTACGTTCAGTATGCGTCTGCTCAGTCGATCCTCCTGGCTGCACCGATATCGATGACGCTTTGCACGCGCGACCTCTATTGACGAAGACTACGGACGGCCTCAAACAGTATGACGTAGGAGTGCATATCGCTGACGTCACTTATTTTGTCAGACCAAATACTGCCTTGGATAAGGAGGCCGCTTCAAGATCGACGACCGTCTATTTAGTCGACAGGAGAATTGATATGGTTCcag ATCTGCTCAGTTCAAATCTGTGTTCATTACGCGGTGGCGAAGAGCGTCTGGCGTTTTCATGTATGTGGGTGATCGACGAAAACGCAAACGTTTTGTCTACAAAGTTCCACAAGAGCGTCATAAAG TCACACGCAGCGATGACTTACGGGGAGGCGCAAATGGCGATAGACGAGAAATCCCGAAACGACGAAATCGCTTCCTCATTGCGTATACTGAATGCGCTCGCGAAGAAAATGAAGCAAAAGAGACTCGACAACGGCGCTTTACTTCTCGCCTCGCCCGAAATACGGTTTCAA GTGGACTCGGAAACGCACGATCCCATAGAAGTGCAAGCGAAGAAAATTGTTGACACAAACTCTATGGTGGAAGAGTTCATGTTGCTAGCCAATGTTAGCGTGGCGCGACACCTTGCGACCGATTACCCGCGGTGCGCACTACTGCGTCGACACCCGGCGCCGCCTCCCGCTAATTTCCATACATTCCTCAAGGCCGCTAGACAACAG GGTTTCGAATTAGATGTTTCAACGAACAAAGCCTTCTCAAAATCCCTGGACGCGGCTGTGATACCCGGTCGGCCATTTTTCAACACGTTGCTGCGTATAATGGCGACGCGGTGCATGCAGCAAGCAGTTTACTTCTCAAGCGGCACTAAGACCCCAGACGAGTTCTACCACTACGGGCTTGCGTGCCCCATTTACACGCACTTCACGTCACCTATACGAAG ATACGCGGACGTCATAGTGCACCGGCTGTTGGCCGCGTGTATAGGAGCAGACGTGACGCACCCGTCGCTGCTAGACACCAAACACGCGGAGGCGTTGTGCGATAACCTTAACTACAGACATCGACAGGCGCAGTACGCCGGTCGCGCGTCCGTCGCCCTCAATACACAC aTCTTATTCAAGAACCGCGAAGAGATCGAAGCCGCGGTGGTATTGGCGGTGAAACGGAACGCGCTGCAAGTTTTAATACCAAAGTACGGGCTCGAAGGACCGCTCTATTTGCCGTCGGATAAATTCGTTTACAACGAAGAG
- the LOC120626388 gene encoding odorant receptor 4-like, translated as METLKSIFRKSNLDYDSPNLDLFKFHPQLKIFLILNGIFFNNPDSYIRFIWPVICITTSLVGTSFELMFTYHGFDVKDYSFAIECFCYSIILSAVPVVNISVLYNGTKLVDLLNSMNRDFLHICNLGSTYRNSFLKGQLLIWQLCLIWFSFTIAISISYTASTIGMLMYQSLFATQTENTLRPMIFPFWLPDDDPYRSPNYEIFMFWEIVDMIVIIQTFCVYIYVLFHVLLHNYYLMSMMILDCEVLFDGLDESVIKLSKYDRNRIEVQSILNSRMRRIIEWHNFVLDSIDAISSVYGPPLVYQVAITSIPMSLAAYQVADSLEHGKLHFLFIMVGIAVCLQLWIPCYLGTLIRNKAFAVGDAIWCSGWQGTPLGQLVRQDITMLIMRSQIPLTIQFTGLPPMELETFSSIMSTAYGYFNLLRQYTDMD; from the exons atggAAACACTGAAGAGCATTTTTAGGAAGAGCAATTTAGACTACGATTCTCCGAATCTAgatctttttaaatttcatccGCAACTGAAAATATTCCTCATATTGAATGGGATATTCTTTAACAACCCGGACTCTTATATCAG ATTTATTTGGCCAGTAATATGCATTACAACGTCACTGGTAGGAACGTCGTTTGAACTTATGTTTACGTATCACGGCTTTGATGTAAAGGACTACTCATTTGCAATAGAATGTTTctgttattctattattttaagtgCAGTTCCCGTAGTTAATATAAGTGTATTATATAATGGGACAAAGCTTGTGGATCTACTTAATTCTATGAACAGAGATTTCTTGCATATTTGCAACTTGGGGTCAACGTACAG AAATTCATTTCTAAAAGGACAATTGCTGATATGGCAGCTATGCCTAATctggttttccttcaccatcgcTATTTCGATAAGCTATACGGCAAGCACAAtag GTATGCTTATGTATCAAAGTTTGTTTGCAACTCAAACTGAAAACACACTGAGGCCTATGATATTTCCATTTTGGCTGCCTGACGACGACCCTTATCGTTCTCCAAATTATGAAATATTCATGTTTTGGGAAATAGTTGATATGATTGTTATCATTCAGACTTTCTGCG tgtatatATATGTTCTATTTCACGTCCTGCTTCATAACTATTACTTGATGAGTATGATGATACTTGACTGCGAAGTGCTTTTCGATGGCCTAGACGAGAGCGTGATAAAATTATCCAAATATGATCGCAATCGAATCGAAGTGCAATCAATCCTAAATAGTAGGATGAGAAGAATTATTGAATGGCATAATTTCGTTCTGGA tTCGATCGATGCAATTTCATCTGTGTACGGGCCGCCGTTAGTCTACCAAGTGGCGATCACCTCGATTCCCATGTCCTTAGCAGCTTATCAAGTAGCTGAT TCGTTAGAACATGGTAAGCTCCACTTCCTGTTTATAATGGTGGGTATTGCTGTGTGCCTGCAGCTTTGGATACCATGCTATCTTGGAACACTCATAAGAAACAAA GCATTTGCTGTGGGTGATGCGATCTGGTGCAGCGGTTGGCAAGGGACGCCCCTCGGGCAGCTGGTGCGTCAAGACATCACCATGCTCATCATGCGCTCGCAGATCCCCCTCACTATCCAGTTTACAGGACTGCCCCCCATGGAACTTGAAACTTTCTCCTCG ATAATGAGCACAGCATACGGCTACTTCAATTTAc tacgcCAATATACTGATATGGATTAG
- the LOC120626198 gene encoding uncharacterized protein C15orf61 homolog isoform X3, with amino-acid sequence MNLLGPPILLRKEAENLDASDRFMRVIKVVNFGIPCLLYGLAATQLIRHSEVVQTSKGPVTIYFLLPEDKGSIY; translated from the exons ATGAACCTCCTTGGACCTCCTATTTTGTTAAG AAAAGAAGCAGAGAACTTGGATGCATCAGATAGATTTATGAGAGTGATCAAGGTTGTTAATTTTg GTATACCTTGTCTTCTTTATGGACTTGCAGCTACACAATTGATCAGGCACTCAGAGGTTGTGCAGACTTCAAAAGGACCTGTTACTATTTATTTCCTGTTACCAGAAGATAAGggatcaatttattaa